A genomic segment from Pseudomonas mendocina encodes:
- the dksA gene encoding RNA polymerase-binding protein DksA — protein MTLTMPTEAELLAQPADDYMNDAQQQFFRELLLTQRAELQARIEEEFTELRQPDTSSDVADIGAAEEQRQWQLRLLEREKKLLDKIDQALERLARGEYGWCAETGEPIGLKRLLLRPTATLCIEAKERQEQRERHQRDRD, from the coding sequence ATGACTCTGACTATGCCCACCGAAGCCGAGCTGCTTGCGCAGCCAGCGGATGACTACATGAACGACGCCCAGCAGCAGTTCTTTCGCGAGCTGCTGCTGACTCAGCGAGCCGAGTTGCAGGCGCGTATCGAGGAGGAATTCACCGAGCTGCGCCAACCCGATACCAGCAGCGATGTGGCCGATATCGGTGCCGCCGAGGAGCAGCGCCAGTGGCAGCTGCGCCTGCTGGAACGGGAGAAGAAGCTGCTGGACAAGATCGACCAGGCGCTCGAACGCCTGGCACGTGGCGAATACGGCTGGTGTGCCGAGACCGGCGAACCCATTGGCCTGAAGCGCCTCTTGCTGCGCCCCACCGCGACCCTGTGCATCGAAGCCAAGGAGCGCCAGGAGCAGCGCGAAAGACATCAGCGTGAC